In Streptomyces sp. DG2A-72, one genomic interval encodes:
- a CDS encoding oxidoreductase — MSAEYATFGLAPAMRAGGVLANGDYRVHRDFVDFIVNDRPLLFQLSDLDAVSPLASDVPPAIFTAQVRSLMLETDAPLPGGRYVIYGCPECEDLGCGAVTAVIEKEGDDYIWRDFAWQTEEYADLELNGYHGIGPLRFRGAEYRTALSSLLDGSGSARRRVLLIGARVALLAKLAAALRTIGIGADITRDAADVPADELRGYGAVAFGRAVTQQERAAVRAAFDRAGVDAAYVDGLAPIVPLLVAQIEHALDRSPADRRRLTRLVAADGEAGIEVTSPCRVQLTAYRLDRLYRTHAHEVFDGILEPGRHRIALDAKAVKGESFVVARTSGSVLVEAMAHG; from the coding sequence ATGTCTGCCGAGTACGCGACCTTCGGCCTGGCACCGGCGATGCGTGCCGGTGGAGTTCTCGCCAACGGTGACTACCGAGTACACCGGGATTTCGTGGACTTCATCGTGAACGACCGTCCGCTGCTGTTCCAGCTCTCCGACCTCGACGCCGTCTCCCCACTCGCCTCGGACGTCCCACCCGCGATCTTCACCGCCCAGGTCCGCAGCCTGATGCTGGAGACCGACGCACCCCTGCCCGGCGGCCGGTACGTCATCTACGGCTGTCCCGAATGCGAGGACCTGGGATGCGGGGCGGTCACCGCGGTCATCGAAAAGGAAGGCGACGACTACATCTGGCGCGACTTCGCCTGGCAGACCGAGGAGTACGCCGACCTGGAGCTCAACGGCTACCACGGCATAGGGCCGCTCCGCTTCCGCGGCGCCGAGTACCGGACGGCGCTCAGCTCACTGCTGGACGGCTCCGGCAGCGCCCGCCGCCGCGTCCTGCTCATCGGCGCCCGCGTCGCCCTGCTGGCCAAGCTCGCCGCCGCGCTGCGCACCATCGGCATCGGCGCCGACATCACCCGCGACGCGGCCGACGTCCCCGCCGACGAACTGCGCGGCTACGGCGCCGTCGCGTTCGGCCGCGCGGTCACCCAGCAGGAACGTGCCGCCGTACGCGCCGCCTTCGACCGCGCCGGTGTCGATGCCGCCTACGTCGACGGACTCGCCCCGATCGTCCCGCTGCTCGTCGCCCAGATCGAACACGCCCTGGACCGCAGTCCCGCCGACCGGCGCCGGCTGACCCGGCTGGTCGCCGCCGACGGCGAAGCGGGCATCGAGGTCACCTCACCCTGCCGGGTCCAGCTCACCGCGTACCGCCTCGACCGCCTCTACCGCACCCACGCCCACGAGGTCTTCGACGGAATCCTGGAACCCGGCCGACATCGCATCGCCCTGGACGCCAAGGCGGTGAAGGGGGAGTCCTTCGTGGTGGCGCGGACGTCGGGAAGCGTGCTGGTGGAGGCGATGGCGCACGGATAG
- a CDS encoding putative glycolipid-binding domain-containing protein, producing the protein MPTSRVITWGVSESKGIETAWIELTGDALRARGRAVGTVPQPYWITYELDTGEGFVTRRLRVTAETHSGTQDLDLRHDGEGRWTVDGERLPGIDGALDCDLGLCPLTNTMPVLRHGLHRTPGEEDFLMAWVSVPDLTVQPSPQRYTHLDRTGDGGRVRFTSGDFRSDLVFDADCCVVDYPGLATRLAPS; encoded by the coding sequence ATGCCGACGTCACGCGTCATCACCTGGGGAGTCTCGGAGAGCAAGGGCATTGAGACCGCCTGGATCGAGCTGACCGGCGATGCCCTGCGGGCCCGTGGCCGTGCGGTGGGGACTGTTCCGCAGCCGTACTGGATCACGTACGAACTCGACACCGGCGAGGGCTTCGTGACCCGGCGGCTGCGGGTCACGGCCGAGACCCACTCCGGAACTCAGGACCTCGATCTGCGGCATGACGGCGAGGGCCGGTGGACGGTGGACGGCGAGCGGTTGCCCGGCATCGACGGTGCCCTCGACTGCGACCTCGGTCTGTGCCCGCTGACGAACACCATGCCGGTGCTGCGGCACGGACTCCATCGCACGCCGGGTGAAGAGGACTTCCTCATGGCCTGGGTGTCGGTGCCGGACCTGACCGTCCAGCCGTCGCCACAGCGGTACACCCACCTCGATCGCACCGGCGACGGCGGACGAGTCCGCTTCACCTCGGGCGACTTCCGCAGCGACCTCGTGTTCGACGCGGACTGCTGCGTCGTCGACTACCCGGGACTGGCCACGCGTCTGGCGCCCAGTTAA
- a CDS encoding TetR/AcrR family transcriptional regulator: MSTRRITMTPGAHRVLAAASRLFYERGIHAVGVDLIAAEAKVTKKTLYDRFGSKDQIVVEYLADRDERWRRFVAQRLDRVEPGSVDRVLTVFDASRSWTTEHSPKGCSMVNAHAEISDPAHPAYAIITGQKQWMLELFTDLVREVAPGRADQLAPALMLLHEGALVAHGLRIFPDPIGRARDEAGELLDAQR, translated from the coding sequence ATGAGTACCAGGCGGATCACGATGACCCCCGGCGCGCACCGCGTTCTCGCGGCGGCGTCCCGGCTGTTCTACGAGCGCGGCATCCACGCGGTCGGGGTGGACCTGATCGCCGCCGAGGCCAAAGTGACGAAGAAGACGCTCTACGACCGGTTCGGGTCCAAGGACCAGATCGTCGTCGAGTACCTCGCCGACCGCGACGAGCGCTGGCGGCGCTTCGTCGCGCAGCGGCTGGATCGCGTGGAGCCGGGATCCGTCGACCGCGTTCTCACGGTGTTCGACGCGTCCCGGTCCTGGACGACCGAGCACAGCCCGAAGGGGTGCAGCATGGTCAACGCCCACGCCGAGATCAGCGATCCCGCCCACCCGGCCTACGCGATCATCACCGGGCAGAAGCAATGGATGCTGGAGCTCTTCACCGATCTGGTCCGGGAAGTCGCGCCCGGCCGGGCCGACCAACTCGCCCCCGCCCTGATGCTGCTCCACGAGGGCGCGCTGGTCGCCCACGGCCTGCGCATCTTCCCCGACCCGATCGGCCGTGCCCGCGACGAGGCGGGCGAACTCCTCGACGCTCAGCGGTAG
- a CDS encoding DMT family transporter has translation MNILLSVAFVLCWSSGFVGAKLGTEHAGAVTLLMWRFLPLAVILIAVAVARGRASWQGLTARDIARQIAIGLLSQSGYLLTVYYAIQLGVSSGTTALIDGTQPLVAGALAGPLLRQYVSARQWLGLCLGLAGVAVVTTADASATTAVAWWVYLVPFAGMLSLVAATFLEERSRAQVTPLVSMTVHCTTSALVFTVAAIAAGAAAPSSAPSFWLATVWLVTLSTFGGYGLYWLVLQRSGVTKVNTLMFLMAPVTAVWGAAMFGEPFSVQTAVGLAVALLAVAVVHGASPRAGQERVTAAS, from the coding sequence ATGAACATCCTGCTGTCGGTCGCCTTCGTGCTCTGCTGGAGCTCGGGGTTCGTCGGCGCCAAACTGGGCACGGAGCACGCGGGCGCGGTGACGCTGCTGATGTGGCGGTTTCTGCCGCTGGCCGTCATCCTCATCGCGGTCGCCGTCGCCCGGGGGCGGGCGTCATGGCAGGGACTGACCGCGCGGGACATCGCACGGCAGATCGCGATCGGACTGCTCTCCCAGAGCGGCTATCTGCTGACCGTCTACTACGCCATCCAGCTCGGCGTCTCCAGCGGTACGACCGCCCTGATCGACGGCACCCAGCCCCTCGTCGCGGGCGCGCTCGCCGGCCCGCTGCTGCGTCAGTACGTCTCGGCGCGGCAGTGGCTCGGCCTGTGCCTGGGCCTTGCCGGTGTCGCCGTCGTCACCACGGCCGACGCCTCGGCGACCACCGCCGTCGCCTGGTGGGTCTATCTCGTTCCGTTCGCCGGGATGCTCTCCCTGGTGGCGGCCACCTTCCTCGAAGAGCGTTCCCGGGCACAGGTGACGCCCCTGGTGTCGATGACCGTCCACTGCACCACCAGCGCACTCGTCTTCACGGTCGCCGCCATCGCGGCCGGGGCCGCCGCCCCCTCCTCCGCACCGTCGTTCTGGCTGGCCACCGTGTGGCTCGTGACGCTGTCGACGTTCGGCGGCTACGGGCTGTACTGGCTGGTGCTGCAGCGATCGGGGGTGACCAAGGTCAACACGCTGATGTTCCTGATGGCCCCCGTCACGGCCGTCTGGGGTGCCGCCATGTTCGGTGAGCCGTTCTCCGTGCAGACCGCCGTCGGCCTGGCGGTCGCCCTCCTGGCGGTCGCCGTGGTGCACGGCGCGAGCCCACGGGCAGGGCAGGAGCGGGTCACCGCCGCTAGTTGA
- a CDS encoding LPFR motif small protein, with amino-acid sequence MLRAIADVLRQIGGAIATVVTLPFRALARLLGGASGGTRRRRV; translated from the coding sequence ATGCTCCGTGCGATTGCAGACGTGTTGCGACAGATCGGTGGGGCGATCGCCACCGTGGTGACGCTGCCCTTCCGGGCGCTGGCCCGGCTCCTGGGCGGCGCCTCGGGCGGTACCCGGCGACGCCGGGTCTGA
- a CDS encoding ABC-F family ATP-binding cassette domain-containing protein: protein MTATLVAKNLAAGHGDRALFTGLDLVVAPGDVIGLVGANGAGKSTLLRILAGLTAPEEGELRLSPPTATVGHLPQEPERRPGETVREFLARRTGVAEAQRTMDEATQALVDGAPGADDAYATSLERWLDLGGADLDERAEEVTDSLGLAVDLDQAMTSLSGGQAARAGLASLLLSRYDVFLLDEPTNDLDLDGLERLERFVSGLRAGTVVVSHDREFLARTVTKVLELDLVQGQINLYGGGYEAYLEERETARRHARDDYEEYADKKAALQDRAQMQRTWMDKGVKNARRKASDNDKIGRKFRSEASEKQAAKARQTQRMIERLDVVEEPRKEWELRMEIASAPRSGAVVATLRDAEVRRGDFVLGPVSLQIDWADRVAVTGANGAGKSTLLGALLGRVPVAAGQASLGSGVLVGEVDQARKVFHGPESLLDAFSAAVPDTEPAEVRTLLAKFGLKSDHVLRPAATLSPGERTRAALALLQGRGVNLLVLDEPTNHLDLPAIEQLESALDSYEGTLLLVTHDRRMLDAVHVTRRLEVADGKVTER, encoded by the coding sequence ATGACTGCCACCCTCGTCGCCAAGAACCTCGCCGCCGGCCACGGCGACCGCGCGCTGTTCACCGGGCTCGACCTCGTCGTCGCGCCCGGCGATGTGATCGGCCTGGTCGGGGCCAACGGCGCCGGCAAGTCCACGCTGCTGCGGATCCTCGCCGGACTCACCGCGCCGGAGGAGGGCGAGCTGCGCCTCTCCCCGCCCACGGCGACCGTCGGCCACCTCCCGCAGGAACCGGAGCGTCGCCCGGGCGAGACCGTACGGGAGTTCCTGGCCCGCCGCACCGGCGTGGCCGAGGCCCAGCGCACGATGGACGAGGCCACGCAGGCGCTCGTCGACGGAGCACCGGGCGCCGACGACGCGTACGCGACGAGCCTGGAGCGCTGGCTCGACCTCGGCGGCGCCGACCTGGACGAACGGGCCGAGGAGGTCACCGACTCACTGGGCTTGGCAGTAGACCTCGACCAGGCGATGACGTCCCTCTCCGGCGGCCAGGCGGCGCGCGCGGGCCTGGCGTCCCTGCTGCTCTCCCGCTACGACGTCTTCCTGCTCGACGAGCCGACCAACGACCTCGACCTGGACGGCCTGGAACGCCTCGAACGCTTTGTGAGCGGCCTGCGCGCCGGCACGGTCGTCGTCAGCCACGACCGCGAGTTCCTCGCCCGCACCGTCACCAAGGTCCTCGAACTCGACCTCGTACAGGGACAGATCAATCTCTACGGCGGCGGCTACGAGGCCTATCTGGAAGAACGCGAGACGGCCCGGCGGCACGCCCGCGACGACTACGAGGAGTACGCCGACAAGAAGGCGGCACTCCAGGACCGGGCGCAGATGCAGCGCACCTGGATGGACAAGGGCGTGAAGAACGCGCGCCGCAAGGCGAGCGACAACGACAAGATCGGCCGCAAGTTCCGCAGCGAGGCCAGCGAGAAGCAGGCCGCGAAGGCCCGCCAGACGCAGCGCATGATCGAACGCCTCGATGTCGTCGAGGAGCCGCGCAAGGAGTGGGAGCTGCGCATGGAGATCGCGTCGGCCCCGCGCTCCGGCGCCGTGGTCGCCACCCTGCGGGACGCCGAAGTGCGGCGCGGTGACTTCGTCCTCGGCCCGGTCTCCCTGCAGATCGACTGGGCGGACCGGGTGGCCGTGACGGGCGCGAACGGCGCGGGCAAGTCGACCCTGCTCGGCGCCCTGCTGGGCCGGGTCCCCGTGGCGGCGGGCCAGGCCTCCCTCGGCTCCGGCGTCCTCGTCGGCGAGGTCGACCAGGCGCGCAAGGTGTTCCACGGCCCGGAGTCCCTGCTGGACGCCTTCAGCGCGGCCGTCCCCGACACGGAACCGGCCGAAGTGCGCACGCTGCTCGCCAAGTTCGGCCTGAAGTCGGACCACGTACTGCGCCCGGCGGCGACGCTGTCACCGGGCGAGCGGACCAGAGCCGCGCTCGCCCTGCTCCAGGGCCGAGGCGTCAACCTCCTCGTCCTCGACGAGCCGACCAACCACCTCGACCTCCCGGCCATCGAGCAACTGGAGTCGGCTCTGGATTCGTACGAGGGCACGCTGCTCCTCGTCACTCACGACCGCCGCATGTTGGACGCGGTCCATGTGACGCGTCGCCTGGAGGTCGCGGACGGCAAGGTGACGGAGCGCTGA
- a CDS encoding FAD-dependent oxidoreductase, with the protein MSNEPNDEIIVVGGGVIGLTTAVVLAERGRRVRVWTRDPVERTTSAVAGALWWPYRIEPVAQARKWALRSLEVYEELAGRPEVTGVRMVEGVLGEAGLDDAWAADRLPGLRPATAEEYPGTGLWARLPLIDMAVHLPWLRERFLGAGGAIEMRTVAAFAEVDAPVVVNCTGLGARELVPDASVRPVRGQLVVVENPGIRTWLVSTDAAGAKAYFFPQPGRLLLGGTADEDEFSTEPDPAVAEAIVRRCAALRPEIAGARVLDHRVGLRPARQTVRLERELLPGGRLLVHNYGHGGAGVTVAWGCAEETARAVN; encoded by the coding sequence GTGAGCAATGAACCGAACGACGAGATCATCGTGGTCGGCGGCGGGGTCATCGGGCTGACCACGGCCGTCGTCCTCGCCGAGCGTGGCCGCCGGGTGCGGGTGTGGACGCGGGATCCCGTGGAGCGGACCACCTCGGCGGTTGCGGGCGCGCTGTGGTGGCCGTACCGGATCGAGCCGGTCGCGCAGGCGCGCAAGTGGGCGCTGCGGTCGCTCGAAGTGTACGAGGAGCTGGCGGGACGGCCCGAGGTGACCGGCGTACGCATGGTCGAAGGGGTATTGGGCGAGGCAGGTCTGGACGATGCCTGGGCCGCCGACCGGCTTCCGGGGCTGCGCCCGGCGACCGCCGAGGAGTACCCGGGCACGGGGTTGTGGGCGCGGCTGCCGCTGATCGACATGGCGGTCCATCTGCCGTGGCTGCGCGAGCGGTTCCTCGGGGCGGGCGGAGCGATCGAGATGCGTACGGTGGCCGCCTTCGCGGAGGTCGACGCGCCCGTCGTGGTCAACTGCACCGGGCTGGGGGCGCGGGAGCTGGTGCCGGACGCCTCCGTACGTCCTGTGCGCGGGCAGTTGGTCGTCGTGGAGAACCCCGGCATCCGGACCTGGCTCGTCTCCACCGACGCCGCCGGGGCGAAGGCGTACTTCTTTCCGCAGCCCGGCCGGTTGCTGCTGGGCGGCACGGCGGACGAGGACGAGTTCTCGACCGAGCCGGATCCGGCGGTGGCGGAGGCGATCGTACGGCGGTGTGCGGCGCTGCGGCCGGAGATCGCCGGGGCACGGGTGCTGGACCATCGGGTCGGGCTGCGGCCCGCGCGTCAGACGGTCCGGCTGGAGCGTGAACTGCTGCCGGGCGGGCGGCTGTTGGTGCACAACTACGGCCATGGCGGTGCGGGTGTCACCGTGGCGTGGGGCTGCGCGGAGGAGACGGCCCGGGCCGTCAACTAG
- a CDS encoding Tex family protein, translating into MTTPGSLEAGSIEGRIAEELGVRERQVKAAVELLDGGSTVPFIARYRKEATEMLDDAQLRTLEERLRYLRELEERRAAILDSVREQGKLTDELEAQIRGAETKARLEDIYLPYKPKRRTKAQIAREAGLEPLAEGLLGDPTIEPLAAAAAFVDADKGVADPQAALDGARAILTERFSEDADLIGELRERMWVRGRLAAKVREGKEEAGAKFSDYFDFAEPFTELPSHRILAMLRGEKEEVLDLVLEPEEPTDGPSSYEGMVASKFGVTDRGRPADKWLTDTVRWAWRTRILVHLGLDLRLRLRTAAEDEAVNVFAANLRDLLLAAPAGTRATLGLDPGFRTGVKVAVVDATGKVVATDVIHPHVPANRWDEAIAKLARLAKEHAVELIAIGNGTASRETDKLAGELITKHPELKLTKVMVSEAGASVYSASAFASQELPDMDVSLRGAVSIARRLQDPLAELVKIDPKSIGVGQYQHDLSEVKLSRSLDAVVEDCVNGVGVDVNTASAPLLARVSGISSGLAENIVSHRDANGPFKSRSELKGVARLGPKAYEQCAGFLRIRGGDDPLDASSVHPEAYPVVRRMVKTSGQEVASLVGNTAVLRSLKPQEFVDETFGLPTVTDILKELEKPGRDPRPAFKTATFKEGVEKISDLSSGMVLEGVVTNVAAFGAFVDVGVHQDGLVHVSAMSKTFVKDPRDVVKPGDIVKVKVLDVDIPRKRISLTLRLDDEAAAPQGGGQGEGGERRQRGGRPPQQRQGRGGGGGGSRQTPPPGNSAMADALRRAGLVDPKNGRR; encoded by the coding sequence GTGACGACACCCGGGTCCCTCGAAGCAGGGTCCATCGAAGGCAGGATCGCCGAGGAGCTCGGCGTACGGGAGCGGCAGGTCAAGGCTGCCGTGGAGTTGCTCGACGGCGGTTCGACGGTGCCCTTCATCGCCCGCTACCGCAAGGAAGCGACCGAGATGCTCGACGATGCGCAGCTGCGCACGCTCGAGGAGCGGCTGCGCTATCTGCGGGAGCTGGAGGAGCGGCGGGCGGCGATCCTCGACTCGGTGCGCGAGCAGGGCAAGCTCACCGACGAGTTGGAGGCACAGATCCGCGGCGCCGAGACCAAGGCGCGGCTCGAGGACATCTACCTGCCCTACAAGCCGAAGCGGCGGACGAAGGCGCAGATCGCGCGTGAGGCCGGTCTGGAGCCGCTCGCGGAGGGCCTGCTCGGCGATCCGACGATCGAGCCGCTGGCCGCGGCGGCGGCGTTCGTCGACGCGGACAAGGGAGTCGCCGATCCGCAGGCCGCCCTGGACGGCGCGCGGGCGATCCTCACCGAGCGGTTCTCGGAGGACGCCGACCTGATCGGCGAGCTGCGCGAGCGCATGTGGGTGCGCGGACGGCTGGCCGCCAAGGTGCGGGAGGGCAAGGAGGAGGCGGGCGCCAAGTTCTCCGACTACTTCGACTTCGCCGAGCCGTTCACCGAACTGCCCTCGCACCGGATCCTCGCCATGCTGCGCGGCGAGAAGGAGGAGGTCCTCGACCTCGTCCTGGAGCCGGAGGAGCCCACGGACGGGCCGTCGTCGTACGAGGGGATGGTCGCCTCGAAATTCGGCGTCACCGATCGCGGCCGTCCCGCCGACAAGTGGCTCACGGACACGGTCCGCTGGGCCTGGCGCACCCGCATCCTCGTCCACCTCGGCCTCGACCTGCGCCTTCGGCTGCGTACGGCCGCCGAGGACGAGGCGGTCAACGTGTTCGCCGCCAACCTGCGCGACCTCCTGCTCGCCGCCCCGGCCGGCACGCGCGCGACGCTGGGGCTGGACCCGGGCTTCCGTACGGGCGTGAAGGTCGCCGTCGTCGACGCGACGGGCAAGGTCGTGGCGACCGACGTGATCCACCCGCACGTCCCGGCGAACCGGTGGGACGAGGCGATCGCCAAGCTGGCGCGGCTGGCGAAGGAGCACGCGGTCGAGCTGATCGCGATCGGCAACGGCACGGCGTCCCGGGAGACCGACAAGCTCGCCGGTGAACTCATCACCAAGCACCCGGAGTTGAAGCTCACCAAGGTGATGGTGTCCGAGGCGGGCGCCTCCGTGTACTCGGCCTCCGCCTTCGCCTCGCAGGAGCTGCCGGACATGGACGTGTCGCTGCGCGGTGCGGTGTCGATCGCGCGCCGGCTCCAGGACCCGCTGGCCGAGCTGGTGAAGATCGATCCGAAGTCGATCGGTGTCGGCCAGTACCAGCACGACCTGTCCGAGGTGAAACTGTCGCGCTCGCTGGACGCGGTGGTCGAGGACTGCGTCAACGGCGTCGGGGTCGACGTCAACACGGCCTCCGCGCCGCTCCTCGCACGCGTGTCCGGTATCTCTTCCGGGCTCGCCGAGAACATCGTGTCGCACCGTGACGCCAACGGCCCGTTCAAGTCGAGGTCCGAGCTGAAGGGCGTGGCGCGGCTCGGTCCGAAGGCGTACGAGCAGTGCGCGGGCTTCCTGCGGATCCGGGGCGGCGACGACCCGTTGGACGCGTCGAGCGTTCACCCCGAGGCCTATCCGGTCGTACGGCGGATGGTGAAGACGTCCGGTCAGGAGGTGGCCTCGCTCGTCGGCAACACGGCTGTGCTGCGGTCGCTGAAGCCGCAGGAGTTCGTCGACGAGACCTTCGGTCTGCCGACCGTCACCGACATCCTCAAGGAGCTGGAGAAGCCGGGGCGCGACCCGCGGCCCGCGTTCAAGACCGCCACCTTCAAGGAGGGCGTCGAGAAGATCTCCGACCTGTCCTCGGGGATGGTCCTCGAAGGGGTCGTGACGAACGTGGCGGCCTTCGGGGCGTTCGTCGACGTCGGTGTGCACCAGGACGGGCTGGTGCATGTGTCCGCGATGTCGAAGACGTTCGTCAAGGATCCGCGGGATGTGGTCAAGCCCGGCGACATCGTCAAGGTGAAGGTCCTGGACGTCGACATTCCGCGCAAGCGGATCTCCCTGACGCTGCGGCTGGACGACGAGGCGGCGGCTCCGCAGGGCGGCGGGCAGGGCGAGGGCGGCGAGCGGCGACAGCGCGGCGGACGTCCTCCGCAGCAGCGCCAGGGCCGGGGAGGCGGCGGTGGCGGCTCGCGCCAGACGCCCCCGCCGGGCAACAGCGCGATGGCCGATGCTCTTCGCCGGGCGGGGCTGGTCGATCCGAAAAACGGTCGGCGCTGA
- a CDS encoding BCCT family transporter, with translation MTEDLKKRGGGREGPSDIPGGRGHQTDRVVFGVTAAITLAFVLWGAVWTDSLESASTKMLNGLIHNGGWAFILAASAFVVFALWLAISRYGRIHLGAEGEEPEFRTVSWVAMMFSAGMGIGLMFYGVSEPLSHYTTPPPGSDPADSAERMQTAMATTLFHWTLHPWAIYAVVGLAIAYSTFRKRRRQTISAVFTPLIGEKHANGAGGRVIDILAIIATVFGSAASLGLGALQIGSGFQELDWMDDVSTGLLVAIIAVLTLAFVASAVSGIERGIQWLSNTNMVLALILALFVFIAGPTIIVLDLLPTSVFSYLGDLPQLAGRTEASTGEGVADWLSSWTVFYWAWWISWTPFVGMFIARISRGRTIRQFVGGVILVPSTVSLVWFAVFGGSAMRLREGGALGEESTPEGQLFGLLQEFPVATVTSLLVMILVGIFFVSGADAASIVMGTLSQKGALEPGRFVVVFWGVVTGAVAAIMLLVGSGQGDALTGLQNLTILAAAPFVLVMIGMCVALMRDLRHDPLIVRGAMGSEAVELAVIEGHQKYDGEFGIRVGPGPGTETEGDPLGHDYR, from the coding sequence ATGACTGAAGATCTGAAGAAGAGGGGAGGCGGCCGGGAAGGTCCCTCGGACATTCCCGGCGGCCGGGGCCACCAGACGGACCGAGTGGTGTTCGGCGTCACCGCCGCCATCACCCTGGCGTTCGTACTCTGGGGTGCGGTGTGGACGGACTCACTGGAGAGCGCCTCCACGAAAATGCTCAACGGCCTGATCCACAACGGTGGCTGGGCCTTCATACTGGCGGCCTCGGCCTTCGTCGTCTTCGCGTTGTGGCTCGCGATCAGCCGCTACGGCAGAATCCACCTCGGCGCCGAGGGCGAGGAGCCCGAGTTCCGCACCGTGTCCTGGGTCGCGATGATGTTCAGCGCCGGCATGGGCATCGGCCTGATGTTCTACGGCGTGAGCGAGCCGCTCTCGCACTACACGACACCGCCTCCGGGCTCGGACCCGGCCGACTCCGCGGAACGCATGCAGACGGCGATGGCCACCACCCTCTTCCACTGGACCCTGCACCCCTGGGCGATCTACGCGGTGGTCGGCCTCGCCATCGCCTACAGCACCTTCCGCAAACGCCGGCGCCAGACCATCAGCGCGGTCTTCACCCCGCTCATCGGGGAGAAGCACGCGAACGGTGCCGGGGGCCGGGTGATCGACATCCTCGCGATCATCGCCACCGTCTTCGGCTCCGCCGCCTCGCTGGGCCTGGGCGCGCTCCAGATCGGCTCCGGTTTCCAGGAGCTGGACTGGATGGACGACGTGAGCACCGGACTGCTCGTCGCCATCATCGCCGTACTGACCCTGGCCTTCGTCGCCTCGGCGGTCTCCGGCATCGAGCGGGGCATCCAGTGGCTGTCCAACACCAACATGGTGCTCGCCCTGATCCTCGCCTTGTTCGTGTTCATCGCGGGTCCCACGATCATCGTGCTCGACCTGCTGCCCACCTCCGTCTTCTCCTATCTCGGTGATCTGCCGCAGCTCGCGGGCCGCACCGAGGCCAGCACAGGCGAGGGTGTCGCGGACTGGCTCAGCAGCTGGACGGTCTTCTACTGGGCGTGGTGGATCTCCTGGACGCCGTTCGTCGGCATGTTCATCGCGCGCATCAGCCGGGGCCGCACCATCCGGCAGTTCGTCGGCGGCGTGATCCTCGTGCCCAGCACCGTCAGCCTCGTCTGGTTCGCGGTCTTCGGCGGTTCGGCGATGAGGCTGAGGGAGGGCGGCGCGCTCGGCGAGGAGTCGACTCCTGAGGGCCAGCTCTTCGGCCTCCTCCAGGAGTTCCCCGTCGCGACCGTCACCAGCCTGCTGGTGATGATCCTGGTCGGCATCTTCTTCGTCTCGGGAGCCGACGCCGCGTCCATCGTGATGGGTACGCTCTCCCAGAAGGGCGCCCTCGAACCCGGCCGCTTCGTCGTCGTGTTCTGGGGTGTGGTGACCGGAGCCGTCGCCGCCATCATGCTGCTCGTCGGCAGCGGTCAGGGCGATGCGCTCACCGGCCTGCAGAACCTCACGATCCTGGCCGCCGCTCCGTTCGTCCTCGTGATGATCGGGATGTGCGTCGCCCTCATGCGCGACCTGCGCCACGACCCCCTGATCGTGCGCGGCGCGATGGGCTCCGAGGCCGTCGAACTCGCCGTGATCGAGGGCCACCAGAAGTACGACGGCGAGTTCGGGATCAGGGTCGGACCAGGCCCCGGCACGGAGACGGAGGGCGACCCACTGGGGCACGACTACCGCTGA